The genomic segment AACTCGTTTATGCATTAGAAAGTCAACTCACTCCATACTTCTCCTTTGATCCTACCTGAGTGGTTGCTAGGACACCTGCCATTGAATAATTCCATACTGCTATTGACTACTATTCCCCTATCCCTGATGTATGAGATTACTTTCTAAGAGGACATGAATCTTGTCCAGGCGTTTATCTGAGACTGCCTCCCTTCGTCTGGAGACGTCTAATGTCTTATCTGGCTTAGTATTCAAAGGGTGGCCCAGGCGGCTAACCGGACTAGAACCTCGGCAGCGGGCTGCCGGATTACGCGTTAATAAGAGCCTGCCCGGGCCTTGCCCATCGCTGGGATGGGAATTTGTCAAAAGCGGTTATTTAGATATTAAAACTTGTCGGGATCATAGATCCGTCCGTTCTTCCATAGGCTCCACATAACGTTAATAATTTTGCGTTGGGTATTGAGCCGGGCATTTCGTTCACTGCTGGCCCGGCGGCAGCTGTCTTTCCAAAATTGTTTAACTTCATTGTCATTCGTTGCATTAGCAGCGCTCAGCCAAGCCCGATAACTCATAGCCTTGAGTTCCCCATAACCCTGTTTGTCCAAGCGTTTGCGGCTCACCGACTGTCCGGCCGAACTGCGACTAACAACGGCCAACTGGCAAAACTTATAGACCTGGCTGCGTCGGCGAAACCGGTGGGGATCTTCCAACAAGGCCGAAAACAGATGGGAACCTACCGGCCCAATACCGGGAATCTTGGCAAACTCGGCAATCTCCCAGTAGTTTTTGCCTTGCTCGCGGATACCCCGAAAGATTTGCAGTGACCGCTCGTGGTGGTAGGTGATAAACTCCAGCTTCTGTTCGGCGAGCTTGCGATGCTCACCGGAGCTAATTTGACTGATCCATTCCTTGCCCCTGCGGAAACTAAACCGGCTGCTGCCGGTGGGTATCCGCACTCCAATATGCCGCAAATAATGGGTCAATCGCTGAATGGCCGCAGCCTTGGCCCGGCGCTGGCGCAGATACATCTTCATGCGCGATTTGAACACGTGGCGGGCTTCCAAAGGTTGCCACCAGACCGGCTTGTATTCGCCCAGTCGAAGCAACCGAGCCAGCTTGTGCGCATCGGTTCGGTCATTTTTAGTCCCCCCGCGATGAACCAAGGCATTGGTGGCTGGATCACAGATGACCAGCCGGTCGACCCACGGAGCCATGGCACTTGCTACCCAGCGAGCATGTGTACCCTGTTCAAGGATTACCTGCAGCTGGCCATGCGGGTAGTTGCGAGCCCAGCTGATCAGTTTGTCTGCTCGGGTGGGCACCTCCTGCTGTTGCACTTGCTCCCCCTTTGGGTCGATGGACTGTATGACGGTATTACTTGCATGAATGTCCATTCCTGCGTAATGTGTAGTTGTATTCATAAGAGGACCTCCTGTTGGGTTGGTAGTGAATGTGGATTCTTACCAATCTACAGGTGTCCTCTTTCTAATGCATAATACCGGACAGACCTCGCCAATTCTTTGCTGCTCTTGGTTTTGAGGCTCCTCTTTCGTTAGTTGTAATTCAACATTACTTCGTGCGCAGGTTATGCGCCAGGCCGTTATAATTCAAAATAATCGATGATGAAATTAAAAACTCAATATCACTGGGGACTCTTAGTTTTCACAGCTTTTATTTTTTTTAGCTGTAGTTCAGACAATAAATTACATACCGTAGATAAAATTAAACCAGAGGTTCTGGCAAAGCCTCAATTGTTTATAGATTTTGAGCAGAACGGGATGGTTCAACCTTCCTCCATTGAGATGCTGGGGAAGTCCCGTATAGCCGTGTTAGATAGCAAGCTAAACGAGGTTTTAGTTTTTAACGATCATGGAGCCTTTGAGTTTCGGTTTGGAGGTAAAGGCAAAGGTCCCGGGGAGTTTTCCCGTCCCCAGTACATTGACCAAAGCCGGGCATCCATCAACGTGATAGATGCCGAGTTGCAACGGGTGAATCAGTTCAACTATTCTGGAGATTTTGAACGCAGCTTCACTTTTGAAGAAAACCCATACGATGGTAAGATGGCGGTAATGGGCGTGGGAAAATACTTTGTCGGTGCGATAGGAGCAAATGGAAGTTTGATTAAACTAGTCGACACTACAAAAGATACCGTCAATTATTTTGGGGAAGCACTTGGTGAAGAAAATCCACCGCAGCGTCTAGAAATTGCCAGGCAAACCCTGGCCGGTGGGGAAATCCCAGGAATGTATAAAAACCAGGTTACTCTTTATCTTGATGGTAAGCATCTATATGTCTTCCTTGAAGCTTACAGTCGCATTCAAAAATATTCGATTGATGGAAGGCTTCTCTGGGAAACCGCTGTGGATTTACCCGTGAATAAGCTAATATTTCAAAAAGCGGTGGAGCGAGCTAAAAAGGCACCCACCGATGTGCTCCCCTCCTACAGGTATATTACAAGCATGAAAGTAGTCGATGGACGCGTTTTCTTGCTGTGGATGCCTGTCGAAGACCACCCCAGAAAATTGGTGAGAATCAACAAGAATGGAGAAATTACTACTATTTATCACGTCCCAGAAAAGGAACCTACATTTTTTGATTTTGCCATTGATTCGTCTGACAACAAGCTTTATTTGAGTGCCCCACAAATTGGCCAGGTGTATCAGACCAATTTGGAAATTTAGCCTAAGAGAAACAGCAATCTGTTTGAATTATAACACGCGTTTCAATCGGATTTTGCCGTTCATTGCTGGCAATAAAATTTTTCTAAGTTGTGCTATTAATTGTTTTTTTACCACTTTGCAGCTGTAAATGGCCAAACCGGTTAAACACCAGACTGTTATTCTGCCTAAAATCTTATTTTATCTCAAACTGACGTCAATTAATGAAAAACATTACATTCCACACCATTCCCCAGACTCTTAATGCCAATGAGAGTGATAACGAGAATAGCAATTTCAATACTTTCTGAGTGAATGACGGACTCCCTATTGAGGGCTTGGTTGAGACAGAGTCATTCTTAATCTGTCTATTAGTCAGTTTCTGAGAAATGAGTTTTTGATTTGAGTACATTCCAAAGGATAAGCGCTTGCTCATAATTATATTTTTCAGTCGCAAGCAGTATTAAAATCAATCCAATATTGACAATAAATTTTCCACCGACTGTAGTGTTTCCTGCTCGTTGAAACTTACTTTACTTACAATTTTGAGTCCACTGTAAAAAGTGTAAAAAAGCCTGGCTATGGCCTCCAACTCTTTATCGGCAGGTATTTGACCTTTTTCCACACCTTCTTTCAAGTAACCACGAAAAGTTTCTACAAACTTCTGTTGGTTTTCTTGTAGGTCTTTAAGAAAAGAATGATCATTTGGAACCAACTCAGCAGTTGTATTAACAACAAAACACCCCTTTGCCTCCTTATCCTTTTTTGATTCCTCAATGGCCTTTTCAAACAGCGCCAGAAAACCAACCTTAACATCTTTGTGTGATGCAAGAAGCTGAGAAACGGCTTTTAAGTTTTCATCTCTATAAAGCTGAAAAGCCTTTTCAAACAGCTGCTTTTTTCCACCGAAGGTATCGTACAAGCTAGACCGGCTAATTCCCAACTCATCCACTAAATCCTGCGCAGAAGTATCATAATAGCCATTTTTCCAAAAGAGATTCATGGCCTTAATAAGCACTTCTTTTTCGTCAAATAACTTAGCTCTTGGCATAGATACAAATACAAATTTTACTTAATAAACAATCTATATGGATTATAAATCTATCTAATTCCATTAATTAATAAAGGGCAAGAAAACTCTTGCCCTCCTAAACTACAGTATTTGGAATAATCATTCCAAGTTTTGATAAAAAAATTTACCCGATTAAAGGATTTATATTAATACCTCCATCTATATTGTATTCTCCACCAGTAATAAAGGAGGCTTTGTCAGAAGCCAAAAAGCTTACCAGCTCAGCAATATCTTCCGGCTCACCAAAACGGTTTAACGGAATACGATCTTGCATAGCCTCAGCAAAACCATCAATCTGTTCTTCGCTCATAGCGGTTTTGCCAAATATTGGTGTGGATACCGGACCCGGATTTACCGAATTGATACGAATATTTCTGGGTGCTAATTCTGTAGCAGCTATGCGTGTATAGGAATTTAAAGCTGCTTTAGACGCTGCATATACAGCAGTGTTCGACATTCCCGCGTAAGCATTTACAGATGCCAGATTGATAATACTGGCTCCGTCGTTTAATATCGGTAAGAATTTTTCTATGGTAAAAACAGCCCCTTTAAAATTAATACCCATTTGATGATCAAACATCTCTTCAGTTATTTGACCTATCGGTGCGGGTTGGAAAATTCCGGCATTTACGAACAAAATATCGACATTGCCAAATTCATTTTTAACCTGATCTACTGCCCTTTCAATAGCTTCCAGATCCGCAACATCAGCAACAATACCTTTGACACCAAGCTCTTCAGCAGCCTTTTGTACTTTTGCGGTGTTTCTGCTGATAATGATAACTGTTGATCCTTGTTTCTTTAATTTCTTGGCGGATGCATATCCAATTCCGCTGTTACCACCGGTAACCACGGAAACTTTATTTTCTAACTGATTCATATATATAATTGGTTTTGAAGTTAATTATTATGGAACGATCGTTCCGGTACCAAATATTATTATATTGGAACGTTTATTCCAAATAAAATGTCCAGTCAATTTGCGGTATCTTCTGATGATAATTTTAATTAATTGAGAATTCTATTCTCATTATTTGAACTATACCGTAATAACAACAATATCTTAGGTGGTATAACCCCGCGCATTAAGGGGACGCACCTCGCCTACCCTGCCAGTTTTGTTTTTCCGGCTCCAAATAGTAAACTGCAATCGCTATTCACACCAATCCGTGCGCCGGTTAAGCGCAATGTCGTTATAGGGTTTTACCTTATACTCCTCTCATTTGTTCAAACGAAATTGCCAAAAAGTGTTAGAACATATAAGCGTTCATTAAAATCCTGATTCTCCACCAATCCTTAGGAACAAATTTGGGGGTTCAGTTTATTGTAATATCTTGTCAGAAGATATATCCATTAATGACGAGGCCATATTGCAAAATAAATTAGACTACCATCAAGAACCGGGTCAACCCACAAGTCATAGTTCATCATTTTCGCTCACCTTCTTTGTTGGTATGGCCATTTACTTAACCTTTATTGTTGTAGTCGGTTTTTGGCCTACTTACTTCGGGGATTTATTTTCCGGCAAAGAATTTGCTAAAAGTGGTTTTGTTGAAATAACGTGGAAAACACACATACATGCTTTCGTTTTTATGGCATGGATGGGTACTCTTTGTTACCAAACCTTATTAGTAGCACGAAATAATACAAAAAGGCACACCAAGGTTGGAAAATATGGATTTCTCTGGGGAGTGCTTGTGGCATTACTTGGACTATTCATGGTATCCTTGGTGATTCAGAGCGGAATAACACAGGGTCTTACCACACTATCCAAAGCCCTTCCGGGTATGTTTCTTTCTGGAGGTTTCGTGGCTATTTTTGAATTTGCTATACTTTTAATTCTGGGATTCATCTATCGCACTTCACCTGATGAGCATAAACGGTATATGCTATTTGCCACTATTGCCTTGGCAAATGCCGCAGCGAGCAGATGGGGGATATTAATTAATGAATGGACGGGACCCTGGGCTTCTGAAATCATTCACACATTTATGATTACTCCCATCTGGGCCTATGACTTTTACAAGGATAAACGTATTCATAAGGCCACATTAATCGGCACGTTTATTATTGGTCTATATTTCCTAAAACGGTTGCTATAAAATCTTTCTGAGTACTACACCGGTCGTATTTTCGTGCTTGAAAACCCTATAACCCGTGCATTAACGCGTTTATGCATTAGAAAGTCAACTCACTCCATACTTCTCCTTTGATCCTACCTGAGTGGTTGCTAGGACACCTGCCATTGAATAATTCCATACTGCTATTGACTACTATTCCCCTATCCCTGATGTATGAGATTACTTTCTAAGAGGACATGAATCTTGTCCAGGCGTTTATCTGAGACTGCCTCCCTTCGTCTGGAGACGTCTAATGTCTTATCTGGCTTAGTATTCAAAGGGTGGCCCAGGCGGCTAACCGGACTAGAACCTCGGCAGCGGGCTGCCGGATTACGCGTTAATAAGAGCCTGCCCGGGCCTTGCCCATCGCTGGGATGGGAATTTGTCAAAAGCGGTTATTTAGATATTAAAACTTGTCGGGATCATAGATCCGTCCGTTCTTCCATAGGCTCCACATAACGTTAATAATTTTGCGTTGGGTATTGAGCCGGGCATTTCGTTCACTGCTGGCCCG from the Fodinibius salicampi genome contains:
- a CDS encoding SDR family NAD(P)-dependent oxidoreductase; translated protein: MNQLENKVSVVTGGNSGIGYASAKKLKKQGSTVIIISRNTAKVQKAAEELGVKGIVADVADLEAIERAVDQVKNEFGNVDILFVNAGIFQPAPIGQITEEMFDHQMGINFKGAVFTIEKFLPILNDGASIINLASVNAYAGMSNTAVYAASKAALNSYTRIAATELAPRNIRINSVNPGPVSTPIFGKTAMSEEQIDGFAEAMQDRIPLNRFGEPEDIAELVSFLASDKASFITGGEYNIDGGININPLIG
- a CDS encoding transposase, which produces MNTTTHYAGMDIHASNTVIQSIDPKGEQVQQQEVPTRADKLISWARNYPHGQLQVILEQGTHARWVASAMAPWVDRLVICDPATNALVHRGGTKNDRTDAHKLARLLRLGEYKPVWWQPLEARHVFKSRMKMYLRQRRAKAAAIQRLTHYLRHIGVRIPTGSSRFSFRRGKEWISQISSGEHRKLAEQKLEFITYHHERSLQIFRGIREQGKNYWEIAEFAKIPGIGPVGSHLFSALLEDPHRFRRRSQVYKFCQLAVVSRSSAGQSVSRKRLDKQGYGELKAMSYRAWLSAANATNDNEVKQFWKDSCRRASSERNARLNTQRKIINVMWSLWKNGRIYDPDKF
- a CDS encoding 6-bladed beta-propeller gives rise to the protein MMKLKTQYHWGLLVFTAFIFFSCSSDNKLHTVDKIKPEVLAKPQLFIDFEQNGMVQPSSIEMLGKSRIAVLDSKLNEVLVFNDHGAFEFRFGGKGKGPGEFSRPQYIDQSRASINVIDAELQRVNQFNYSGDFERSFTFEENPYDGKMAVMGVGKYFVGAIGANGSLIKLVDTTKDTVNYFGEALGEENPPQRLEIARQTLAGGEIPGMYKNQVTLYLDGKHLYVFLEAYSRIQKYSIDGRLLWETAVDLPVNKLIFQKAVERAKKAPTDVLPSYRYITSMKVVDGRVFLLWMPVEDHPRKLVRINKNGEITTIYHVPEKEPTFFDFAIDSSDNKLYLSAPQIGQVYQTNLEI
- a CDS encoding TetR/AcrR family transcriptional regulator, whose translation is MPRAKLFDEKEVLIKAMNLFWKNGYYDTSAQDLVDELGISRSSLYDTFGGKKQLFEKAFQLYRDENLKAVSQLLASHKDVKVGFLALFEKAIEESKKDKEAKGCFVVNTTAELVPNDHSFLKDLQENQQKFVETFRGYLKEGVEKGQIPADKELEAIARLFYTFYSGLKIVSKVSFNEQETLQSVENLLSILD